One Candidatus Culexarchaeum yellowstonense genomic region harbors:
- the purB gene encoding adenylosuccinate lyase: MSTEICPLEWRYGSKEMRKLFTREEIMRRRLEVEVAIAYGLAKAGIVEEWVPEKIKEAVCKVEVSRVDELEAKLGHDIMALATALAEKSGEAGKYVHLGATSYDIVDTAWSLIMRDALKILEEKTVKVINKLIEYSIKYKNTIMAGRTHGQHAVPITLGFKFANYVYEFTRSLERMHEMEKRLIRSKISGAVGNMASWKDKGLIIEEEASRILELKPHEISTQIAPRDGFAELATNIAIFGSQLDRLALEVRELMRPEIGELAEGVKGRVGSSTMPQKTNPVTSEKICGLAKVLRSMVIVALENIPLWHERDLTNSSSERFLISHTILTLDEMLDSMMEVLENLVVNVDNMRRNLEITRGAMMSENVLMKLVEKGMARTEAHEILREITRRVALEKIEFKDALLQDNRIMKLLKKEEVEELLKPENYLGETEKLIERAIKYAKETISKITH, from the coding sequence TTGTCCACAGAAATATGTCCACTGGAATGGAGATATGGAAGCAAGGAAATGAGGAAGCTATTTACAAGAGAAGAGATTATGAGAAGGAGATTGGAAGTTGAAGTTGCAATAGCGTACGGATTAGCAAAAGCGGGAATAGTTGAAGAATGGGTTCCTGAAAAGATAAAGGAAGCTGTCTGCAAAGTAGAAGTAAGCAGAGTAGATGAATTGGAAGCAAAACTTGGACATGATATAATGGCATTAGCCACAGCATTAGCCGAGAAATCTGGTGAAGCAGGAAAATACGTACATCTCGGTGCAACAAGCTACGACATAGTTGACACAGCATGGAGCCTAATAATGAGGGATGCATTGAAAATATTGGAGGAAAAAACAGTAAAAGTGATAAACAAACTAATCGAGTACAGCATAAAATATAAAAACACGATCATGGCCGGCAGAACACATGGCCAACATGCAGTTCCAATAACACTTGGATTCAAATTCGCAAACTATGTATACGAATTTACAAGAAGCCTAGAGAGAATGCATGAAATGGAGAAGAGGCTGATAAGAAGTAAGATTTCAGGAGCTGTTGGAAATATGGCATCATGGAAAGATAAGGGACTAATAATTGAGGAAGAGGCATCAAGGATCCTTGAACTCAAACCACATGAAATCTCAACACAAATAGCACCCAGAGATGGATTCGCAGAACTAGCAACAAATATAGCAATATTTGGAAGTCAACTGGATAGACTTGCACTTGAAGTTAGAGAACTCATGAGACCAGAAATAGGGGAATTAGCTGAGGGGGTCAAGGGGAGGGTTGGAAGTAGCACAATGCCCCAAAAAACTAATCCAGTAACATCGGAGAAAATATGTGGATTAGCAAAGGTTTTGAGATCCATGGTCATAGTTGCATTGGAGAATATACCATTATGGCATGAGAGAGACTTAACAAATAGTAGTAGCGAGAGATTCCTAATATCACACACAATACTGACACTAGATGAAATGCTAGATTCCATGATGGAAGTATTGGAAAACCTAGTGGTAAACGTCGACAACATGAGGAGAAATCTTGAAATAACTAGGGGAGCTATGATGAGTGAAAACGTCCTAATGAAACTTGTGGAGAAGGGAATGGCAAGAACAGAAGCCCATGAAATTCTAAGGGAAATAACTAGGAGAGTTGCATTGGAAAAGATTGAATTCAAAGATGCATTACTACAAGACAATAGAATCATGAAGCTCTTAAAGAAGGAAGAAGTGGAGGAACTATTGAAACCGGAAAACTATCTTGGAGAGACAGAGAAGTTAATTGAAAGAGCCATAAAGTATGCGAAGGAGACCATCTCGAAAATAACTCACTAA
- the purE gene encoding 5-(carboxyamino)imidazole ribonucleotide mutase — translation MPKVSVIMGSESDKDIGDKVVQTLHEFSIEVDYRVMSAHRNPEELSEYIEKCDSEVFIAIAGLSAALPGFIASKTIKPVIGVPREVKLLGLDALLSIVQMPPGIPVACVGIDNARNAALLAVEILALKYEELKTKLLEYRRKMKGR, via the coding sequence ATGCCAAAGGTAAGCGTTATCATGGGAAGCGAGAGTGACAAGGATATTGGAGATAAAGTTGTTCAAACACTACATGAATTCAGCATAGAAGTTGATTATAGAGTGATGTCTGCACATAGAAATCCAGAAGAACTTTCAGAGTACATTGAGAAATGCGATTCAGAAGTATTCATAGCCATAGCGGGATTATCAGCAGCGCTACCAGGATTCATAGCATCAAAAACCATTAAACCAGTAATAGGGGTTCCAAGGGAAGTGAAGCTACTTGGATTAGATGCATTACTATCCATAGTTCAAATGCCCCCAGGAATCCCAGTGGCATGTGTTGGGATAGATAACGCTAGAAACGCTGCTCTATTAGCCGTGGAAATATTGGCATTGAAATATGAGGAATTGAAAACTAAACTATTGGAGTATAGGAGGAAAATGAAGGGAAGGTGA
- a CDS encoding AIR synthase-related protein → MSRIYGSMGVDASKKAVKIIESVVQSSFPYAFTNVLKLSDGRCVTLHVDGAGSKPIIAYLVCKEFGDYSLFQHLAQDVLAMNLDDIIAVGIKPILFVDYIALNPFRLDRESVLKHIASGFSNVLKTLVELGEPSKSFTPLFVGGETADMPDQLMTIDVAGAVYGESDCKDIIDGTKIADGDVILGLSSFGKAKYEYTENSGIMCNGLTLARHVLLNEYYASKYPETFDPNNRLRYSGPYKLDSYVDELGMTIMEALSSPTRIYAPIIAEILSLHGDYVHGMVHITGGGFAKILKVGYGINYVTNNLPEPPPIFKLIQRICKSDWRDMYSVFNMGVGFMVIVEPSIVDSIASICEKYGVSVFNMGVVEKNFDGVNRVIVKFGDIKFELASH, encoded by the coding sequence ATGTCTCGGATATATGGTTCTATGGGTGTTGATGCTTCAAAGAAGGCTGTTAAGATCATTGAAAGTGTGGTGCAGAGCTCTTTCCCCTATGCGTTTACCAATGTTTTAAAGTTGAGTGATGGGAGATGTGTAACTTTACATGTTGATGGTGCTGGAAGTAAACCTATAATTGCATATTTGGTTTGCAAGGAGTTTGGCGACTACAGCTTATTTCAGCATTTAGCCCAAGATGTTTTAGCAATGAATTTAGATGATATCATTGCAGTTGGAATTAAACCTATACTTTTTGTGGATTACATTGCATTGAACCCATTTAGGCTTGATAGGGAGAGTGTTCTCAAACATATAGCCTCCGGATTTTCCAACGTTCTAAAAACACTTGTAGAGTTAGGTGAACCATCAAAATCCTTTACGCCACTCTTCGTTGGCGGTGAAACTGCAGATATGCCAGATCAATTAATGACAATTGATGTTGCTGGAGCAGTTTATGGGGAAAGTGATTGCAAAGATATTATTGATGGAACAAAAATTGCTGATGGAGATGTAATTCTGGGTTTAAGCAGTTTTGGGAAGGCTAAGTATGAGTATACCGAGAATAGTGGGATCATGTGTAATGGTCTGACTCTGGCTAGACATGTACTCTTAAACGAATATTACGCTTCAAAGTACCCTGAAACCTTCGATCCAAATAATCGTTTACGATATTCTGGACCCTATAAATTGGATTCCTATGTTGATGAACTTGGAATGACGATAATGGAAGCCTTGTCGTCGCCAACAAGGATATATGCTCCAATAATTGCCGAAATCCTATCATTACATGGTGATTATGTGCATGGTATGGTTCATATAACTGGTGGTGGATTTGCAAAGATATTGAAGGTTGGATACGGCATTAATTATGTTACCAATAATCTACCGGAACCTCCACCAATATTCAAGTTGATTCAGAGGATTTGCAAATCCGATTGGAGGGATATGTATTCAGTTTTCAATATGGGCGTAGGGTTTATGGTCATTGTTGAGCCAAGCATTGTCGACTCCATAGCCAGCATATGTGAGAAGTATGGAGTTTCAGTGTTTAATATGGGTGTTGTTGAGAAAAATTTTGATGGGGTTAATAGGGTTATAGTTAAATTTGGAGATATAAAGTTTGAATTAGCCTCACATTAA
- a CDS encoding Lrp/AsnC ligand binding domain-containing protein yields MPVKAFVLINTQIGSEEDVLKYLRNLEEVEEAHIVYGVYDIVAKVTAEDINKLRDIVTMKIRKMSKIMSTTTMVVIEERKRDRS; encoded by the coding sequence ATGCCTGTAAAAGCATTCGTATTAATAAATACTCAGATTGGGTCTGAGGAAGATGTACTTAAATATTTAAGGAATTTAGAGGAAGTGGAGGAGGCACATATAGTTTATGGAGTCTATGATATAGTGGCAAAGGTGACGGCTGAGGATATAAATAAACTTAGAGATATTGTGACAATGAAGATTAGGAAGATGAGCAAGATAATGTCAACGACAACTATGGTTGTCATAGAGGAGAGGAAGAGAGATAGGAGTTAA
- a CDS encoding MFS transporter, translating to MGGDRRKNPLTAIGSMGEVLRGNLLVMIVSSGIWTFGGSLAAPFDTLYYLGLGASYADIGYLTAIWSFARIFSLVIGGYLADRIGRRVLVAHLSFAVAIEDLYIALIPDWRYAIPQRIYDGFIGGLREPAFSALIADSTPVNKRALAYAAWQILPPMFGLVSPIIAGGLIDLYGLVYMMRIFHFITFLCGTTAFLIRVKYLKETLTTTTYTPRGRVPVSEILRNVVPPLDHMNKPLKVWLIISFTGTMFGAAASSYWVDYAVNVIGLSKSSWGVLDSIRRFENMIVSPTFAAMSDVSERFGRLKFIIPTAFISPITNIGFAYSKSWVEVYFWLILSTFLSAASAPASSALFADYMPREYRGRIMASFTLINNIATMFGSLIGGYIYGSVSKSLVFIIPSIVGWINAILILHYFEEPSIKYE from the coding sequence ATGGGCGGTGATAGGAGGAAGAATCCCCTCACAGCAATTGGATCTATGGGTGAAGTTTTACGTGGAAATCTTCTTGTAATGATTGTTAGTAGTGGGATATGGACTTTCGGAGGTTCTCTTGCAGCCCCATTCGACACATTGTATTATCTTGGACTTGGAGCTTCATATGCAGATATAGGGTATTTAACTGCCATATGGAGTTTTGCAAGAATATTCTCCCTTGTTATTGGGGGTTATCTTGCTGATAGGATTGGTAGGAGGGTTCTTGTTGCCCATTTAAGTTTTGCAGTTGCAATTGAAGATCTATATATTGCTTTAATTCCAGATTGGAGATATGCTATACCACAAAGGATATATGATGGTTTTATTGGAGGGCTTAGGGAGCCTGCATTCAGCGCGTTGATAGCTGATTCCACTCCTGTAAATAAGAGAGCTTTGGCTTATGCTGCATGGCAAATCCTACCCCCAATGTTTGGCTTAGTATCACCAATAATTGCTGGGGGTTTAATCGACTTGTATGGTTTAGTTTATATGATGCGTATATTCCACTTCATAACATTCCTCTGTGGAACAACGGCATTCCTTATTAGGGTTAAATATTTGAAGGAAACCTTAACCACAACCACGTATACTCCCAGAGGCCGTGTGCCTGTATCGGAAATTTTACGTAACGTTGTTCCTCCACTTGATCATATGAATAAGCCTCTTAAGGTTTGGCTTATAATAAGTTTTACTGGTACGATGTTTGGGGCTGCTGCAAGCTCCTACTGGGTTGATTATGCAGTTAACGTTATTGGTTTAAGTAAATCCAGTTGGGGGGTCCTTGACAGTATTAGGCGATTTGAGAATATGATTGTAAGCCCAACATTTGCTGCGATGTCTGACGTTTCGGAACGTTTTGGTAGATTGAAATTCATAATTCCAACAGCTTTCATATCTCCAATCACCAATATAGGCTTTGCATATAGCAAAAGCTGGGTTGAAGTGTATTTCTGGCTTATTCTCTCGACGTTTCTATCCGCAGCTTCTGCACCGGCTTCCTCAGCCTTGTTTGCCGATTATATGCCCCGTGAGTATCGTGGGAGAATAATGGCTTCCTTCACTCTAATCAATAATATAGCGACGATGTTTGGAAGTTTAATTGGAGGTTACATTTATGGTAGTGTATCTAAAAGCTTGGTTTTCATAATTCCCTCCATTGTTGGCTGGATCAATGCAATATTAATCTTACACTACTTTGAAGAACCAAGTATAAAGTATGAATGA
- a CDS encoding saccharopine dehydrogenase NADP-binding domain-containing protein — translation MGEVALIGFGNIGQAVAIDLINSGFHPKVVDVSNERLKLASTKFGLETLKLDVSKDSSLDNLREFNVVITALPGSVAYSVLNKLSNLGVNVVDVSYFPESPWSLGPIAREKGSLIIVDAGWAPGLSNILLGYFHSKFGGLNIGRIYVGGLSLNPMAPLGLALTWSVEDLVDEYIRPAKAIINGSETSLDPLSNIGEINIPNLGLFEYFASDGIRTMLKTFSGVKELIEYTLRHRGHLEIMSSLKKIGMLSREPFRINGLEIPMNLLTAKILRRVLLNDIEDRAVMYIEAYSTTGVCRKFFMDIKYDHSFKMTAMAKVTGFTQSTIAKMVLDEIITEKGLMPPEAIGMNLDYFKVFRGIIEGKGIKVFESQ, via the coding sequence ATGGGTGAAGTAGCTTTAATCGGTTTTGGAAATATCGGTCAAGCAGTAGCTATAGACCTAATTAATTCTGGTTTTCATCCAAAGGTTGTTGATGTATCTAATGAGCGACTTAAATTAGCTTCCACGAAATTTGGTTTAGAAACCTTAAAGCTAGACGTCTCTAAAGATTCCTCACTTGATAATTTGCGTGAATTCAATGTGGTTATAACTGCATTGCCAGGTTCAGTTGCATACAGTGTTTTGAACAAATTATCGAATTTGGGGGTTAATGTTGTGGATGTCTCATATTTTCCTGAATCTCCATGGTCTCTTGGTCCCATTGCAAGGGAGAAGGGGTCCCTAATAATTGTGGATGCTGGATGGGCACCTGGTTTAAGCAACATACTTCTAGGATATTTCCACTCTAAATTTGGGGGATTAAATATTGGTAGGATATATGTTGGAGGTCTCTCCCTAAATCCCATGGCCCCCCTAGGTTTAGCATTAACATGGTCTGTTGAGGATTTAGTTGACGAATATATTAGGCCTGCTAAAGCCATAATTAATGGTTCTGAGACCTCTCTGGATCCACTATCAAATATTGGCGAAATAAACATCCCAAATCTCGGTTTATTCGAATATTTCGCTTCTGATGGTATTCGAACTATGCTTAAAACCTTTAGTGGAGTTAAGGAGCTTATAGAGTATACTTTGAGACATAGAGGACATTTGGAGATAATGAGTTCGCTTAAGAAGATTGGTATGTTAAGCCGTGAACCGTTTAGGATTAATGGACTTGAAATTCCAATGAACCTTCTAACTGCCAAAATATTACGTAGAGTATTGCTTAATGATATAGAGGATCGTGCAGTAATGTATATTGAAGCCTACTCCACCACTGGTGTTTGCAGGAAATTCTTCATGGATATTAAATATGATCATTCATTTAAAATGACTGCCATGGCTAAAGTTACTGGTTTCACGCAATCCACTATAGCAAAAATGGTTTTGGATGAAATTATTACCGAGAAGGGTTTAATGCCTCCTGAGGCTATTGGTATGAATTTAGATTACTTCAAAGTGTTTAGAGGGATTATTGAGGGCAAGGGTATAAAAGTTTTTGAATCACAATGA
- a CDS encoding nucleotide pyrophosphohydrolase, with protein sequence MSELKISDIQRMVDDWIKKFGGGYWSPLSMLAALVEEVGELAKALNSLEGGKGCGNMKALVEEIGDVLFALTCISNYYGIDMGDALKKCVEKYTVRDADRWIRK encoded by the coding sequence ATGAGTGAACTAAAGATTTCAGATATTCAACGCATGGTTGATGATTGGATTAAAAAGTTCGGTGGAGGGTATTGGAGTCCTTTATCTATGCTTGCTGCACTGGTTGAAGAGGTTGGCGAGTTGGCTAAAGCTTTAAACTCACTTGAAGGTGGTAAAGGCTGTGGTAATATGAAAGCTCTAGTGGAAGAAATTGGAGACGTCCTATTTGCATTAACATGCATATCCAACTATTATGGCATTGATATGGGTGATGCATTAAAGAAGTGCGTGGAAAAGTATACTGTTAGGGATGCTGATAGATGGATTAGGAAATGA
- a CDS encoding mechanosensitive ion channel family protein, whose protein sequence is MSIDVRKGFRHALRKFIATIILYLLTSALTQYIVSYVLVAFLNIDISGYKIYIDISLGICFGYLIIQYFSELIYWSIRSKYDHATAAAMRSLFKLLGVGAMLTTLAGALSNPTAGVALGGFIGMLIGYASQQSLGQVIAGILLLLSRPFKIGDRIEVGGVAGRVEDITALYVVLSTDDNKLVYVPCNSILGSRLTKYKLEK, encoded by the coding sequence ATGTCCATTGACGTTCGTAAAGGCTTTAGGCATGCATTACGCAAGTTCATTGCCACAATCATACTATACCTATTAACCTCAGCATTAACACAGTACATTGTAAGCTACGTTTTAGTAGCATTTCTCAATATTGATATATCTGGATATAAGATTTACATAGACATTTCCTTGGGAATATGCTTTGGATATTTAATCATACAATACTTCTCTGAATTAATTTACTGGTCTATTAGGTCTAAGTACGATCATGCAACGGCAGCTGCTATGAGAAGCCTATTTAAACTATTGGGTGTGGGGGCTATGTTAACTACGCTTGCCGGGGCTTTATCAAATCCCACAGCTGGCGTTGCCCTAGGTGGATTTATCGGCATGTTGATCGGTTATGCTTCACAACAGAGTTTGGGACAAGTTATTGCTGGAATACTATTATTATTGTCAAGGCCATTTAAGATAGGTGATAGGATTGAAGTTGGTGGAGTTGCTGGTAGAGTTGAGGATATTACAGCACTATATGTTGTGCTGTCAACTGATGATAACAAGCTTGTATATGTTCCATGTAACTCCATTTTGGGTTCAAGATTAACAAAATATAAGTTGGAGAAGTAG
- a CDS encoding dipeptidase has protein sequence MKKKQYNGYKSFQYLEPNKDYKAFKLAKEIDRVPSRNIELSKSEEERVEEILEKYVVISLHDHSTVFPENPQEILPYVREGRMFTGYEGLAISGIDVIFDGLFDGLGLAPSRDPWSWDNVVYQIGMFTSDIDHQNLAFIVRRVEDVEKAHREGKIGVVIHMEGTPRIGEEIDRVDVLYGLGVRCMGITYSKGNEFGSGLADKYDKGLTDLGYKLVERMNKIGIAIDIAHSSDKTSMDVIEASKKPVFITHAGARKLWPTRRMKPDEVIQALAENGGVIGVEASPHTTLTLEDRRHSIETVMKHFQYIEKLVGIDYVAFGPDTLFGDHVALHKVFTRELSLTETRTKELEYQEVEYVDGLENPSQFKNIVRWLVKNGYSDEEIGKVIGGNVLRVLREVW, from the coding sequence ATGAAGAAGAAGCAGTATAATGGTTATAAATCATTCCAGTATCTTGAACCAAACAAGGATTACAAAGCCTTCAAACTGGCAAAGGAGATAGATAGAGTCCCATCTAGGAATATAGAATTAAGTAAAAGCGAAGAGGAAAGGGTTGAGGAGATCTTGGAGAAATATGTTGTCATATCACTACACGACCACTCCACAGTATTCCCAGAAAACCCACAGGAAATATTACCGTATGTTAGGGAGGGGAGAATGTTCACAGGATACGAGGGACTTGCAATTTCAGGTATAGATGTAATTTTCGATGGACTATTCGATGGTCTAGGGTTAGCACCATCAAGAGACCCTTGGAGCTGGGATAACGTAGTTTACCAAATTGGGATGTTCACTTCAGACATAGACCACCAAAACCTGGCATTCATAGTTAGGAGAGTTGAAGATGTAGAGAAAGCCCATAGAGAGGGGAAGATAGGGGTAGTTATCCATATGGAAGGTACTCCTAGGATTGGTGAAGAAATAGATAGAGTTGATGTGCTGTATGGATTGGGGGTTAGATGCATGGGGATAACATATAGTAAGGGGAATGAGTTTGGAAGCGGCCTCGCAGATAAATACGATAAAGGACTTACAGACTTAGGCTACAAACTTGTTGAGAGGATGAATAAAATTGGAATAGCAATAGATATAGCTCATTCAAGTGACAAAACATCCATGGATGTAATTGAAGCAAGTAAGAAGCCAGTTTTCATAACACATGCAGGTGCGAGGAAGCTGTGGCCAACGAGAAGGATGAAACCCGATGAAGTTATACAGGCATTAGCTGAGAATGGGGGAGTAATTGGAGTGGAAGCTTCACCACACACAACACTGACACTTGAGGATAGGAGGCATAGCATAGAAACCGTGATGAAACACTTCCAATACATAGAAAAGCTGGTGGGAATAGATTACGTTGCCTTCGGACCGGACACATTATTCGGAGACCACGTAGCACTACACAAAGTATTTACAAGAGAACTATCATTAACTGAAACAAGAACCAAGGAACTGGAATACCAGGAAGTTGAATATGTAGATGGCTTAGAAAACCCATCACAATTCAAAAATATAGTTAGATGGCTTGTGAAAAATGGGTATAGTGATGAAGAAATAGGTAAGGTTATTGGAGGAAACGTCCTAAGAGTTCTTAGGGAGGTATGGTAA
- a CDS encoding endonuclease III has protein sequence MWFFDPELFLKMLSDGVRLDYESYAAIIAHRSSDPFKLLIMTILSQNTNDRNAIKAYNNLSSKFNVDAKTLSNIPIETLSELIKPAGMNVKRATKIIELSRIICEHYNGDLNNILNLPCDEARRTLMLLPGVGSKTADVILLFTGKCPTFPVDTHITRVSKRIGIVSANADYEEIRGVWMKMYKASDYLRLHLLLIALGRQFCTARNPRHDACPVKVMCGFWKSIKS, from the coding sequence ATGTGGTTTTTCGATCCAGAATTGTTTTTGAAGATGCTGTCTGATGGTGTAAGATTGGATTATGAAAGTTATGCCGCTATAATTGCTCATCGCTCATCAGATCCATTCAAACTCCTAATAATGACCATACTCTCCCAGAATACTAATGATAGGAATGCCATAAAGGCATACAATAATCTGTCTTCAAAGTTTAATGTTGATGCTAAAACTTTAAGCAATATCCCTATTGAAACTTTATCTGAACTAATTAAACCTGCTGGCATGAATGTTAAACGTGCAACTAAGATCATTGAATTATCAAGGATAATTTGTGAACACTATAATGGTGATCTGAATAACATTTTAAATTTACCTTGCGATGAAGCTAGACGCACCCTAATGTTACTTCCCGGTGTTGGATCTAAAACTGCGGATGTGATACTGCTTTTTACTGGTAAATGCCCAACATTCCCAGTGGATACACATATCACTAGAGTTTCCAAGAGGATTGGAATTGTAAGCGCTAATGCTGATTATGAAGAAATTAGGGGTGTTTGGATGAAGATGTATAAGGCATCAGATTATCTTCGTCTACACTTATTACTTATAGCTCTTGGTAGACAGTTTTGCACTGCCAGGAATCCAAGGCATGATGCTTGCCCAGTTAAGGTTATGTGTGGTTTTTGGAAGAGTATTAAATCTTAA
- a CDS encoding arginine deiminase family protein: MGYGAQSEYGKLKSVLMHIPGEEVNIVNGSNREDYLFREVPDLDKFREEHEKFVKILKEEGVKVYLVEEEVSGELNEAIKLCPNMVFTRDTGTVTRDGAIIGRMKHHARSVEPLIVMEALKNIGVPIQMVMDAPAIFEGGDAVWLNEETLMIGYGPRTNEEATKKIVMNGLGKTFKNLISVPLPMRRVHLDGGLMILSNNVAVTRIEDISMYPSKMYMEDGKIRIINLAKWLMEKGYELITVTDREDRVFGANLVAIGDRKVLSYIWNRRIMRELERRGFDVIGVEGYELVKGGGGLHCMILPIERERIKI; the protein is encoded by the coding sequence ATGGGTTATGGAGCACAAAGCGAATATGGAAAATTGAAAAGCGTGTTAATGCACATTCCAGGAGAAGAGGTAAACATAGTTAATGGAAGTAATAGGGAAGATTACCTTTTCAGGGAAGTGCCAGACCTAGATAAATTTAGGGAGGAACATGAGAAATTCGTTAAGATACTCAAAGAGGAAGGCGTTAAAGTGTATCTGGTGGAAGAAGAGGTTAGTGGAGAGCTAAATGAAGCAATAAAATTATGCCCAAACATGGTATTCACAAGAGACACAGGAACAGTGACAAGAGATGGAGCAATAATAGGGAGAATGAAGCATCACGCAAGAAGCGTTGAACCATTAATAGTTATGGAGGCATTGAAGAACATAGGCGTTCCAATACAAATGGTAATGGATGCACCAGCAATATTTGAAGGTGGAGATGCCGTATGGTTAAATGAAGAAACATTAATGATAGGTTATGGACCTAGAACCAATGAGGAAGCAACAAAGAAAATAGTGATGAATGGACTTGGTAAAACCTTCAAAAACTTAATTTCAGTTCCACTACCAATGAGGAGAGTGCACTTAGATGGGGGGCTTATGATACTTTCAAACAACGTTGCTGTAACTAGAATTGAAGATATATCCATGTATCCATCAAAAATGTACATGGAGGATGGTAAAATCAGAATAATAAATTTAGCTAAGTGGTTGATGGAGAAGGGCTACGAACTAATAACTGTAACCGATAGGGAAGATAGGGTGTTTGGAGCAAATCTAGTGGCAATAGGCGATAGGAAAGTGTTATCGTATATATGGAATAGGAGGATTATGAGGGAACTTGAAAGGAGGGGTTTTGACGTTATAGGAGTTGAAGGATACGAATTGGTTAAAGGTGGAGGAGGACTGCACTGCATGATACTACCAATAGAAAGGGAACGCATTAAGATTTAA